The Xanthomonas sp. DAR 80977 nucleotide sequence CTGAAGGAAGGGCAGAAGGTCAGCTTCACCGTGGTCCAGGGCCAGAAGGGCCTGCAGGCCGACGCGGTGCAGCCGGTCTGAACCCGGCGCGGTCGCGGAGCGCCGACCGCGCAGCAAAAAGGCCCGCACTGCGGGCCTTTTTGCGTTGCGGCGGACGGTGCAGGGGGCGAGCGCCTAGCGCGCCACCACGCGGCCGTTGACCACGCGCACGTAGGTGTTCTCGCGGATCCCGGCCAGGTCGCGCTGGTTGACCACGATCACCCGGCCATCGTCCATCTGCACATGCACGTCGTAGCTGTCGCTGGTGACGTTGTTCTGGATCTGGTTGCCGGCCAAGGCGCCCGCGGCGGCGCCGGCCACGGCCGACACGTTCTGGTTGCCCTTGCTGCCGCCGGTGTGGTCGGAGATCTCATGGCCGGCGATCGCGCCGACGATGCCGCCCAGCACCGCGCCGGTGCCGGTGGGCGCGGTGCGTCCGGAGGCCACCGTGTCGATGCGGGTGACGATGCCGCAGTCCGCGCAGCGGGTGTCCGCGTAGCCGCGCGACGGCTGGCTGTAGCCGCCGCCACCGCCGTAGCCGGGGGACGTGGCGCAGCCGGCCAATGCCAGAACGGCGACGGCGCCAGTGGCCAGTAGATGGATCTTCATGTGTGCTCTCCTCGACAGACGGTGGACGGCGGCAGACCCGCGTTTGCACGCATCCTGTCCGCCGGCGTGTGAATGCAACGCCAATCGCCACCGCCACGCGTCGCTGATGCGCTGCAGCGTCAGTGGCAATTCATCGAAAAGCTCGGTGGCCGGTCAGCGGAAGTCGCGGTGGCAGGCGTCGCAGCCGTCGTCGATGCGATGGGTGAGCTGGTCGAGCGCGGCGCAGCTGGCGGGGACCGCGGCCTGCGCCGCCTCCAGCGTGGCCCGCAGCGCGCCGGCGTGCTGCTGGAAGCGGCTGTCGTCGCTGAGTCCGGGGAATGCGCTGTCCAGGTCGTTGCCGAGCAGGCGCAGCGTGCGCACCCGCGCCTGCAGCTCGGCGGCGCTGCAGCGGTTCTGCGCATGGTTGCGCTGCAGCAGCGCCAGTTGCTTGTCCATCACCTGCATCAGCGCGCGCGGGAACGGGTCCTGCCGCGCCTGCAGCGCGCGCATCGCCATCACCGTGGCGACCAGGCCGATCAGCACGCCGGCGAGCAGCACGAACAGGTAGCGCGAGGAGCGGGAGGCGGGAGCGGGCGGGCTGGCCATGCGGCGGGCGTGCAGGAGGAAAGCGCGATAGTACGCCGGCCGCCGCCATGGTGTGGCGCCGCCGCTCCGCGGCGCCGATGAAATAAACTGGGCGCATGAACGAACAACTGCGTGAGCGCTTCGCCGGCATCGACCGGCTGTACGGGCGCGGGACCATCGAGCGCCTGGCGCAATGCCGCGTGGCGGTGGTGGGCATGGGCGGGGTCGGCTCGTGGGTGGTGGAGGCGCTGGCGCGTTCGGCGGTCGGGCACCTGACCCTGATCGACGCCGACGACATCTGCGTGTCCAACACCAACCGCCAGCTGCCGGCGCTGGAAGGCCAGTACGGGCGCAACAAGGCGCGGGCCATGGCCGAGCGCTGCGTGGCGATCAACCCGGCGATCGAGGCCAGCGCGGTCGAAGCCTTCCTGACCCCGTCCAACATCGCCGAGCTGCTCGGCGGCGGCTTCGACCTGGTCATCGACGCCTGCGACAGCTTCCGGGTCAAGGTCGAGACCATCGCCTGGTGCCGCCGGCGCAAGCTGCCGCTGCTGACCGTGGGTTCGGCCGGCGGACGCACCGACCCGACCCTGGTGCGCATCCGCGACGTGTCGCGCACCGAGCACGACGCGATGCTGGCGCTGATTCGCAAGAAGCTGCGCAGCGAGTTCAATTTCCCCAAGAACCCGCAGCGCTACTTCGGCGTGCCGGCGGTGTACTCGCTGGAGAACGTGCGCTACCCGCAGGCCGACGGCAGCGTCTGCGGGCTGCGCCCGCAGCTGGGTCCGGACGCGGCGCTGAACCTGGACTGCGGCGCCGGGCTGGGCGCGGCCACGCATATCACCGGCGCATTCGCCTTCGCGGCGGCCGGCAAGGCCTTGGAGATGCTGTTGAAACCGAAGCGGGAGCAGCCGGCGACGGCGACGGCCGCGGCGCTGGAAGCGGAGTAGCGAGCGGAAGTGGTTGTCCGCCCCATGGGCCTGACAACCGGTTCGCTCCTGCCGGCCTGCCGGCCTCCGTCATGGTTTCTTTTCCAGATAGAACGCAAGGTACTTCCTTGGCCGTCCCTGGAAGGCTCTTGCCTTGCCGAGGCGATGGGCTTGGTCGAAACAGCGATAGGCCTCGGAGTGTTCTTCCAGCTCGAAGCGCGCCATTCCCAGGTCGATCAAGGGGCCGGTATCGATATCCGATTCGCGAGCTTGTAGCGACTTCTGCGCCCAGTGTTTGGCGACGGCGAAGTCGCCGCCGTCGAAATGCAGGTTGTAGAAAGAGCCGGTGATCCACGCCGACAACAGCGGCCCTTCCAGCTTCGGCTCGGGTAGCAAGCCCCAGGCCTTGTGGTATGCGGATCGGGCGGCGTCCTTGTCGCCGCGCGCGTCGAGTCGGTTGCCGGACTCCATGATGCCCATGATGTCCTTTGCCAGTTCCGGGTTGGCGTCTGCCAGGTCCTTCACGCGTCACTCCTCGCTCGATAGCGCGCCGCCTCAGGCGGCGATCGCATCCAGGCCGAACAGGCGCTGCGCATTGCGCGTGGTCTGTTCGGCGATCTCGTCGGCGGGCTGGCCGCGCAGCGCCGCGATGGTATCCAGCACCGTGCGCAGCCGCGCCGGCTCGTTGCGCTCGCCGCGGATGGCGGCGTCGGGCTGGTCCGGCGCGTCGGTTTCCAGCAGCAACTGCTGCAGCGGCAGTTCGGCCGCCAGGCGCCGCAGCCGCTGCGCGCGTTCGTAGGTGACCGGGCCGCCGAGGCCGATCAGGAAATCCAGCTTGTGCAACTGCTGCGCCTGCTCCGCGCTGCCGGCGAAGCTGTGCACCACGCCGCGCAGGCGCCCGACCTTGCGGATCGCCAGGATCACCGCGTCCACCGCGCGCCGCGCGTGCACGATCACCGGCAGGTCGAACTCGCGCGCCAGCTGCAGTTGGCCGGCGAAATACCGTTGCTGCTCGGCTGCGTCCAGCCCTTCGACGAAGAAGTCCAGGCCGCATTCGCCGATCGCGCAGGGGCGCTCGCGCGCGATCCACTCGCCGAGCAGCGGCAGATGCGCGGGCCGGTGCTGGTCCAGGAACAGCGGATGCAGGCCATAGGCCGGATACAGGCCGTTGCCCGCGGCGCAGACCTCACGCAGCTTGGGCCAAGCCGCGGCCGTCACCGCCGGCACGATCTGCGCAGCGACGCCGGCGGCCTGCGCGCGGGCGACCACCTCGGCGCGATCGGAGTCGAACTCGGCGGCGTCGAGGTGGCAGTGGCTGTCGATCAGGCGCATCGGCCGTCAGCGGCGCACGCGCCGCGCGCTGGACGCGATCGTCTCCGGCTCGGCCGGCGCGGGCGTGCGCGTCTTCCAGTTGGCCAGCAGCAAGGTGCCCAGGCCGAACACGATCTCGTCGATGAAGGGCAGCGGGTCGGGCAGCAGCACGCTCAGCACGAACAGCCCGGCGGTCAGTTTGAACAGCGTGGGGTAGCGCAATTTGCCGGCCCAGCGCAGCAACGGCAGCACGATCGGGTTGGGCATGGACGGTCCTCCGACAAGATGATGAAAACGCTAACACGCTTGATATGGCGGCTTCCCGGCCGCCGCACCAGACCGCGCCGCGGATTTTTGCTGAATAGGGAGCGGATCGGTTCAGCTTCGGCATGGTAATCACAGCATCGTAGACAACGCGGCCAGACCGCAGGAGAGCAACGATGAAGAGCAATACGACAACCATTCTGGTCGCGGCTGGCGCATTGCTGGTCGGCGGCGTGGCCACCGCGGCCTTCATGAACAACCGCGACAAGCAGGAATTCGCCGGCAGCGGCGACGTGCGCCCGGCTGCGGACGCCAGCACCGGCGAGGCGGTCGCCGGCAACGACGGCGGCGGCAAGCTGGAATACGCCGACGTGGTCCGGGTCGATCCGATCACGCAGAAGGAGCAGCGCTACGCCGAGGTGATCGGCACCGAGCCGCTGCGCGAAACCTCCACCACCACCACCCCGCGCGAGGTCTGCAACGACGTGGTGGTGCAGGAGCGCCTGCCCGAGCGCGACGGCAACGTCGGCGGCACCGTGGTCGGTGCGGTGGTCGGTGGCCTGCTCGGCAACCAGATCGGCAACGGCAACGGGCGCAAGGCCGCCACCGCCGCTGGCGCGGTGGCCGGCGGCTTCATCGGCAACCGGGTCGACCGCAACCATGTCGGCGGCCGCGTGGTCGACCGCACCGAGCGCCAGTGCCATACCGAGAACAGCACCGCCGAGTCCTCGCGCATCACCGGCTACAACGTGACCTACCGCAACGACGACGGCAGCACCGGCACCATGCGCACCGACAGCA carries:
- a CDS encoding glycine zipper 2TM domain-containing protein, whose translation is MKIHLLATGAVAVLALAGCATSPGYGGGGGYSQPSRGYADTRCADCGIVTRIDTVASGRTAPTGTGAVLGGIVGAIAGHEISDHTGGSKGNQNVSAVAGAAAGALAGNQIQNNVTSDSYDVHVQMDDGRVIVVNQRDLAGIRENTYVRVVNGRVVAR
- a CDS encoding tRNA threonylcarbamoyladenosine dehydratase, with protein sequence MNEQLRERFAGIDRLYGRGTIERLAQCRVAVVGMGGVGSWVVEALARSAVGHLTLIDADDICVSNTNRQLPALEGQYGRNKARAMAERCVAINPAIEASAVEAFLTPSNIAELLGGGFDLVIDACDSFRVKVETIAWCRRRKLPLLTVGSAGGRTDPTLVRIRDVSRTEHDAMLALIRKKLRSEFNFPKNPQRYFGVPAVYSLENVRYPQADGSVCGLRPQLGPDAALNLDCGAGLGAATHITGAFAFAAAGKALEMLLKPKREQPATATAAALEAE
- a CDS encoding TatD family hydrolase, whose protein sequence is MRLIDSHCHLDAAEFDSDRAEVVARAQAAGVAAQIVPAVTAAAWPKLREVCAAGNGLYPAYGLHPLFLDQHRPAHLPLLGEWIARERPCAIGECGLDFFVEGLDAAEQQRYFAGQLQLAREFDLPVIVHARRAVDAVILAIRKVGRLRGVVHSFAGSAEQAQQLHKLDFLIGLGGPVTYERAQRLRRLAAELPLQQLLLETDAPDQPDAAIRGERNEPARLRTVLDTIAALRGQPADEIAEQTTRNAQRLFGLDAIAA
- a CDS encoding DUF6116 family protein, which codes for MPNPIVLPLLRWAGKLRYPTLFKLTAGLFVLSVLLPDPLPFIDEIVFGLGTLLLANWKTRTPAPAEPETIASSARRVRR
- a CDS encoding glycine zipper 2TM domain-containing protein, which gives rise to MKSNTTTILVAAGALLVGGVATAAFMNNRDKQEFAGSGDVRPAADASTGEAVAGNDGGGKLEYADVVRVDPITQKEQRYAEVIGTEPLRETSTTTTPREVCNDVVVQERLPERDGNVGGTVVGAVVGGLLGNQIGNGNGRKAATAAGAVAGGFIGNRVDRNHVGGRVVDRTERQCHTENSTAESSRITGYNVTYRNDDGSTGTMRTDSKPGSRIALGKDDVVKGYEVTYRYDGQEKTVRMDDKPSSDRLPVLDGRLVTQTASAGDVISQR